AGCGGCTGTTCACCATACGTCTTCACAAAGTCCTGAAAAATCTTGGCAGGAACGGCAAATTTACCGGTATCATCCGAACGAACCTCGATGGAGGTCACCAAGGTAGTTTCGCCATCCGAAGCGGTAATGGTCAGGTTGTTTTCTTTAATTTCAAAAAGGTAATTTTCAAGAATCGGCCTCGACTGGGAGCTGGAAATCACGCCGCTCACCGTGCCCAGCGCTTTCTGTAGTTCCCCACTTGCAACAATAAATTTCATTTGGAATAAGTTGTTTTTTTAATGTTCAAACGAAACGCACGCGCTTCATCTTAAAAAATAATTTTTACAAATATAATGATTTGGCTGTAAAAACCGCTAAACAAACGGTCTAAAAATTTATACCGGAAAATGGCTAATCTGCGCCCGGGAACTCATAATTCTTCTCATCAGATCCATCGATGGTGATGTTCAGCGCGAGATAGAGGAAATGCAGGTTACGATTACCGGAAGTGGCAAATTCGCGCTGCCACAGATAGCCGGAGGCGATCCCAAAATTCTCGTCAATCTGGTATCCGAAGCCCCCAAATACCCGATTGCGTGCGAATAGGGGTTTTTGCGTAGTAACGAAGAATACCTCATCATACACATTGGCAAACAGGGTGCCCGGCTTTACAGATTCGGAATTCAAGGGGACCGAGATGTTCAGGCGGTAGCGCAAACGGATCCGGTCGGACTTTTCATCAGTCTGCGGTTCGTAAAACCAACTTTTCTCCGCACGTACACGGTTTTCAAACTTGAATTTACCGGTTTTAACATCTACCACATCCTGCAACCATACACGGAACTCTTCCTTATCTAATCGTCGGTCTTCATAGGTCACGTAACGCCCGATGCCAATGAACGGTTTGTGGTTTTTGGTGAGATTGTAACCTACCCCACCTTTTATTTCATAGTAATCAGGGTAAGCAAAATCTTTGATACCACGCAACTGACCTTCGGCATTTAGGAAGAACTTAGGATGGAACTTATAAGTAACAGATAATGTATTGAAGCTGGAAAGATGCTCTTTCTGTGCGGAAAGAGCCGTAAACATCAGAAGCCCCAGCAGTTGATAAAATCTTTTTTTCATGGGGTAAAAATAAATATTTTCTGTGTAGTAGAATGCCTGATCTCACTAAATAACAAAAGTACAGCCAATAGCTGCACTTTTGTTATCATTTACCTATAGTCTCTATCTTTTTCTCATCAAATGTGTAATAAGATCATTTAGGAATTTTATCATGACTCACACATTTTAGGAGACAAATATTCAATTTTTTTTTGAAATCAGCAAGACTTTCATAAAAAAATTATGATTGAAAATCAGTAATTTTGTACGTTTTAAATTTACGCATGACAACAGACAGCAAAATAGATATAAAAAAACAGATTTTCGTTAAAAACGCACATCTGAACAACCTAAAGAACATTGATGTACTGATCCCCAAAAACAAGCTGGTCGTCATCACTGGGGTTTCTGGCAGCGGCAAATCTTCACTGGCTTTCGATACCATCTATGCCGAGGGACAGCGCAGATATGTAGAGAGTCTAAGCTCCTACGCACGGCAGTTCCTGGGCAAGCTGGAGAAACCCAAGATCGACGACATCAAAGGGCTTGCGCCATCCATCGCCATACAGCAAAAAGTAATTTCATCCAACCCAAGGTCTACAGTGGGCACCTCTACGGAAGTGTACGATTACCTGAAATTGCTTTTCGCACGCGTGGGCCGCACATATTCCCCGGTCTCTGGCGAAGAGGTGAAAAAAGATTCGGTGACCGATGTCATTAATTATATACAGCAGCACCAGCAGCACGATTTTCTACTCAGAAGTCCACTGCGTTTCGAGACCGCTAAATTCACGGAACTTCTTAAGACCCTCCGTGTATCGGGCTTTACGAAACTTGAGGTCGGTGGCAACGTAGCCGGTATCGAGGATCTTGAAAGTTTCGGGTTTGTGCCGGAAAAAGATATGGAAGTGCAGTTGGTGATCGACCGTTTCCGGTTTGAGGAGGATGAGAGCTTCCTGCAGCGCCTGGCAGACTCCATTCAGATGGCATTCTATGAAGGACACGGCTATTGTTCGCTGAAACATGTCGAAACAGGCGATGTACGCGAATTTTCAAATAAATTCGAGCTGGACGGGATGGAGTTCATGGAGCCGAATGTACATTTCTTCAGTTTCAATAATCCGTATGGCGCCTGTCCCGAATGTGAAGGCTACGGTAAGGTGATCGGTATTGATGAGGACCTGGTGATCCCCAACAAGAACCTGTCGGTGTACGAAGACGCGGTGGCCAGCTGGAAAGGCGAAAGCATGAGTGAATGGAAAAAATCCTTCATCAAGAAAGCAGGCAGCAGCTTCCCTATCCACAAACCTTATCACGAACTTACCAAAGAGCAGAAACAGCTTCTGTGGAAAGGCGACGGTTCGCGCAACTACCCCTCCATCAACAGTTTTTTTAAAATGGTGGAAGAAAACCTCTATAAAATACAGTACCGCGTGATGCTTTCACGTTACCGGGGCAAGACCCTGTGCCCTACCTGCGAAGGTATGCGGCTGCGAAAGGAAACCGAGTGGGTGAAGATCAACGGGCACAATATCCAGGCGATGATCGACTTGCCTTTGGATGAACTTCTGCCCCTGATGAAATCCTTGGAACTGAACAAGTATGACGCGGAAGTCGCCAAAAGGCTTTTGTATGAAATCATCACGCGGCTGGAGTTCTTGGATAAGGTAGGCCTGGGTTACCTGACGCTCAACCGTACCTCCAACACCCTTTCCGGTGGTGAAAGCCAGCGCATCAACTTAGCCACCTCGCTGGGCTGTTCGCTGGTGGGTTCTATCTATATCCTTGATGAGCCTTCCATCGGTTTACATTCACGCGATACCGAAAACCTCATCAGCGTGCTGAAAAACCTGCGCGACCTTGGCAATACCGTGATTGTAGTGGAACATGATGAAGACGTGATGAAAGCCGCGGATCATATCATTGATATTGGCCCCGAGGCCGGATATTTAGGCGGCGAGCTGGTATTTGCCGGGAATTTCGAGGAACTGAAGGACTCCGATTCCCTTACCGCACAATATCTCACCGGAAAACTAGAGATCGCTGTTCCGCCAAGGAGAAGGAAAGCCAAGGAGTTCATTAAGATACGTGGCGCAAGGCAGAACAACCTTAAAAACATTGACGTGGACATCCCACTTGAAAGTCTGGTCGTGATTTCTGGCGTCTCAGGTTCCGGAAAATCGACACTGATGAAAGAAGTGCTTACCAACGACATCCAAATACAACTTGGTTTGGGCGGTAAAAAAGGTGATTATGATACGGTGACATTCCCAAAGAGCCTCATTAAAAACATTGAACTGATTGACCAGAACCCGATCGGCAAATCCTCACGCTCCAATCCGGTAACCTATCTCAAGGCCTATGATGATATCCGCGATGTCTTCTCGAAGCAGAAAATGGCCAAGATGCAGGGCCTGAGGCCCAAACATTTCTCCTTCAACGTGGACGGCGGAAGATGTGACGACTGTAAGGGTGAAGGCGTCATCAACGTATCCATGCAGTTTATGGCTGATATTGAACTTGAATGTGAGACGTGCCACGGCACACGTTTCAAGAACGAAATCCTGGAAGTGAAATTTGACGAGAAAAACATCTCGGAAATCCTTCACATGACGGTGAACGAGGCCATTGATTTCTTCACCGAAAACAACGAACAGAAAATCGTTACGAAACTGAAACCCCTGCAGGATGTCGGCTTGGGCTATCTACAGCTTGGGCAAAGCTCTTCCACACTTTCCGGCGGCGAGGCACAAAGGGTAAAGCTGGCCTCATTCCTTGTAAAAGGCGTGGCGACAGAAAAAACACTGTTCATCTTTGATGAGCCATCTACCGGACTTCATTTCCATGACATCAATAAACTGCTGACTTCACTACAGGCACTTATTGAACTGGGACATTCTGTATTGGTGATCGAACATCAGCCGGATATTATAAAATCCGCCGATTATATTGTCGATATTGGCCCCGAAGCCGGAAAATACGGTGGCGAAGTGGTGTTTATAGGCACTCCCGAGGATCTGGTCAAGAACAAGGATTCCCATACCGGAAGGTTTTTGGCGGAGAAACTATGACGAATTTAAACCACCAACAGCAGTACACACCTTAGTAGCCCCACCAGGAATCGAACCTGGATCTAAAGTTTAGGAAACTTCTATTCTATCCGTTGAACTATGGGGCCGGTTAGCACAAAGCTACAAAACAAAAATTCCGCTGCAAAATGGGCTGCCTCTAAAAAGTGTCTAATTTTTTGGGGGCAGTGCATTTTTAAAGGCTTCCGGCTATTGTTTGATGAATTTGAGGTGATGCGAACTTTCTTTGAAGAAATATACACCTTTTGGGGTGGTACTTACTTTTACTTTTTATACAACATTATAGAGGCCTTCTTTTATCATCTTTCCGTCGGAGGAATAAATTTCAAATATTTTCCTATCCGCCAAACCATCCACTGAAAAGATAGCTTTCACAGGATTCGGGAACAGTCTAATTTTTTTTATGACATTATCAAGGGCTAAGATTGAAATGTCCTTCAACCACGGTGGAATTGCGGTGAACGATTTGGTTTTCATAATTGAACTGTACAGAAAACACCGGAAAACCTACTGATTATGCAAAGTTTTGATTATTGGTATGCTCTATAATCGCAGATAAGCGACTTCCCAACCCATGACGCTGACTTTCACAGGCAGTGGCATTTCAAAGAACTTAACCGATGGATTGCTTTGGGTTTGCGCCATTTTGAAAAGAAGATAAATCCCCAGTTGGATTCCGGTGAATTTGGTAGCTCGGATAGCCCAGGCCCTACACCCAATGATTGAAAAACTCAGTAAAATCTTTACCAGTGGATAGCAGCAAAGAGTTTTTAAAACCTTCTGTCTCAGTGTAGTTGTAAGCTAATTCAGGACACGAACTATTACCAATCTGATATATTTAAAGATTAAGCGCAGGTTTAAGGATTTGTTCCATCCTGTTTTTCACCATATCCACGGAGCCGCCGTAATTGTTAATTAGTAAGGAGAACACCAAAGTTTTACCAGTATTGGTTTTCATGTATCCGGCAAGTGTCTTCACTTTGTTAAGCGTGCCTGTTTTGGCGAAAATCTGCCCATATCCTTCTTGCTGGAATGTATTTTTAAGCGTTCCCGACTGTCCCGCCACCGGCAAAGAATCGAAATAAGTTTTGAAATGCTTTTCCTTCATCAAGCCTGTTAAAAACTTCGCCTGCGCAATGGGTGTCACCACATTCGCACGGGAAAGTCCGCTGCCATCCATATAATTAAGTCCGTTTGTATCGAAGGCGATAGATTTCAGATGTTCCATGACGGCATTTCGGCCTGACTCCAGGGTTTGGTCGCCGTTTTTCTGGAAGCCGATCGTCCTTAAAGTCGCTTCAGACAAGGCATTATCGCTACGCTGGTTGATGTAATATACAATTTCTGATAGCGTAGGTGATGAGTATTCGGTAATTTTCGTCCTAGGTTCGGGGTTTGTCTCGGTAGTGCGTGTAACAACTTTACCGCTTACCGTGAGGCCTTTCTTCACCATATTGGTACGCAATAGGTTGGCCAGATAGGCTGGTGGATCTGCTACTTTTGTCGTCAGCGGGTAACCTTCAAATTTGTCGGCGTACACCATCTGTCCGATGTAGGGTGAAATGTAATAGTAGTTCTTATTCTCGCTGAACGGGTTTGATTTCTTGGCAATCAAGCGTTCATTCTGCGGATTTACTTCATGTGTTGAACCGGCTGGCAGATAATAGTTACCGTTTTCGAGCCAAACGATATTCTGTGGCAGCACCTGAGATTTATTGGCCTTAAATACCCCGGTCTGAATGATGATATCTCCTTTCACTTTCTTTATCCCAAGTTCGGATATTGCGTAGATGAAGTCTGATACTATGCTGCCGTAGGAAGAAGCGCCGGCTTTGTTGGTCCCAAGTGAAGGGTCACCACTACCCACGATGTAAAGATTGCCCTCCAGATTACCATTCTCATCTATCGTGCCGGAGTGTTCGAGTTGTGTAATCCACCGGAAATTGGTACCCAGCAGGCTTATCGCGGTTTCTGTAGTCAATAACTTGGTGGTGGAAGCTGCGATCAGCGGCATGTTTTCATTATAGGAATTCACGATTTTCTTCGTAAGCGGATCGTAAATCACAAATCCCCAGTCTGCATTTCGCAAAACGGGATCGTTCATCATCGAGTTAAGGTTGATGTCGACCAGTTCTTTCGCTGAAAGTAATTTTTCTGGCGCTACAGCCTCTTTTGGTATGTTACTTGAATGGCTTTCGTAAGACTGTGGAAAGTTATTGGAGGTAAAGGTTCCCTGTCCTAACACTAAGGCCGAAACGGCAAATGCGGGAGCAAGAAATAGATTTTTTAGGCTAATCATTTAATTTTTGTTATTTGATTATCTGTTACTGTCTAAAGATTTCAAATGCAAAGCAATCTTTTAAACGGCCAAAATTATCAAATATTATTAACTATCAGTCTGTGAGCACTCTTAAAAGGAAGTAAAAGCTGTTAAAGTTTGTTAAACATCTACAAATATCAGTTTCTTGATACTGTGATACGCGGTAATCTCATCAAATTCATCAAGACTTTTTTCCACTAAATCCTTGAAGTAAGTGTATTTTTTTCCACGGGGCAATTTCAGGAGAATTTGATATTGATATAATAGGTTCAGTTTGGCTATCGGCGATTTTTCCGGGCCTAAGACACAGGCTTCCGGTAGATATTTCCGTAAGATTGAACCCAAAAACTGTGCTGAACGGTTCACTTTGTCCTCACGGCGGTGCTTCAGTTCAATCAGGATGAGTTTTACAAACGGTGGATACAGAAATTTCTTCCTTTCTTCCAGAAAATGTTCGTAAAGACGTGGGCTCTGCTGCTCTTTCAACAACTGAAAAACCGAATGCTCGGGTTGATATGTCTGTATGATGACTTTGCCTTCACCAGATGTGCGGCCTGCCCTGCCGGCGACCTGCGTAATGAGTTGATAAGCGCGTTCTTCCGCACGAAAATCCTGCACATACAACAAGGAGTCGCCTTTTGGTATCGCTACCAGCTCGATATGATCGAAATCCAATCCTTTAGAAATCATCTGTGTACCGACAATCATATCGGTTTCACCGTCTTCTATTTTCTCATACAGCCTTTCGAACGCAAATTTCTTTCGCATACTGTCCACATCCATCCGGTCGATCTCCGCATCCGGAAAAATCATTGAAATTTCTTCATGGATCTGTTCTACACCAACGCCACGCTCATTCAGGTTTTCAGAATGGCATTTCGGACACGTTTGTGGCTTTGCCGCGCGCTGCCCGCAGTAGTGGCATTTCATTTCGTTTGAAACTTTATGGTAAGTCATTACCACATCACAGTTCGAGCAGTAATTTACATAACCGCAACTTTCACATTCCACTACATTCGAGTAGCCACGGCGGTTGTGGAGAATCATACCCTGCTTCTTATCGGCAAGCAAGGTTTTGAAAGCATCGAGCAACTTGAGTGAAAAATTACCCGATACCCTTTTAAGATCCTGCTCTTCCTTGAAGTTGATTAATTCATATTCCGGCAGCCGCACACCGCCGAAACGTTCGTTAAGGAACACATACCTGAGTTTATCTTGCTGTGCGGCATAATAAGATTCTACCGAAGGTGTGGCCGAACCTAAGATAACGCGTGCCCCGAAAAAACCAGCGAACACCTGCGCCGCATCTTTTGCATTAAAGAATGGCGACACTTCCTTAGGTTTGTATGCCGAATCATGCTCTTCATCTACGATCACCAACCGCAACTGTCCGAATGGCAGGAAAAGTGCTGCCCGTGTACCGACAATCACCTTCAGGTCATTGTTGCGTACCCGTCGCCAGATTTCCACACGTTCAAAATCCGTAAGTTTCTGATGATAAAAGCCTAATTGCCGGCCATACTTCTTTTCAAGTCGCTGTACAATCTGCTTGGTAAGCGCAATCTCCGGCAACAGAAACAGCACGCTACCACCAGCGTTTATCGCCTCCTCAATCTTATCAAGGTAAATATGCGTTTTCCCCGATGAGGTAACGCCATGTAAGAGTACATTTTTACCAGCTAAAAAAGCCTCATCTATTTCGTATTTTGCCGCAAGTTGCGCTTCCGTCAGCTGGTCGAGGTTTTCTACAGGACCGTCGTAACTTTCAATACGGTCTTTCTGGAGCGTGTACTCTTCTACCAAATTTTTACCGATCAGCATATTCAGTTGAGAATAGGAAAATCCTTTCTCATCCATCACCACCGATTTTTTAATCGGCACATCAGGATGTTCGGTTTGTTTTTCGAGGAGTGACAGTAAAAGACCCTGCTGTTTTGGTGCACGTTTCAGGGAAAGGAGTATTTCCGGCAGCTGTTTTTTAAGCTTCTCTACATCTTTTAAACGAAGATAGGCGACTTCGCGCGGTTTATACTTTTCGGCAATTTTTTCATCAATCTCAATGTATTGCAGGTCAATCAGCGATTTGATGGTTTTTATAAGCTCTTTTTTAGGGATAAAAGCTTCTGCTTCGGTAACATTGATGAGTTGCCTCACCTCAAGTGCCTGAATGAGGTACATCTCGTGCACATCGAGATTTTCAAAATCCACGACGGCGCCAGGTTTTAATTTAAGATACGTTTCGCTTTCAAGTTTTAATGAAGACGGAAAGGCAAAACGATAAATTTCCCCTAAGTTACAAAGATAATACGATGACAACCATGACCAGAACTGCAACTGCTCTGGCTGAAGAATAGGATAATCATCCAGCAGGCTGATGAGGTTTTTTGCCACGAAATTCTCCGGCTCGCGATGGTGGATTTCGTAGACGATGCCGGTATAAATCTTTTTGCCGCGGAATGGTACAAGCACGCGCATGCCGGGCTGTAGCACAGCACGCATTTCTTCAGGAATTTTATAGGTAAAAGTTCCCTTTAAATTGAGCGGCAAGATAATCTGGACAAAATTCAAAACTAATCAGCGGTTTTATGTGGTGGATGGAGACAAATTTAGCACAATTTTATGCTAAAAAGATCAGCGTGATGACATAAAAAAAACGGGCCGTGGCCCGCTGGAATCTATTTTTTAATATTATTTTTTCTGTCTTCTTTTCAACTCGCGGTCGATAAGGCCGAGTTCGCGACCGGTTTGTCCTGCGACGGAGGTGTTTTCCTGTGCTCTTCGGGTAAGATAAGGCACTACATCTTTCACCGGGCCGTAAGGCAAGTATTTGCATACATTGTATTTCTCGGCACCCAGGAAATACGTAATATTATCGCTCATTCCATACAACTGTCCGAAATGGATTTGCGGATGATCATTTGTAAGCCCCATTGCCTGCATATGGTTCATGACCAGTTCGGTAGACTTTTCGTTATGTGTTCCGAAAAACGCTGATACACGGTCAAGATTCTTTAATACAAAGTCGATGGCTGCATTGTAATTATCATCAGAAGCCTGTTTGTTAGGCTGTATCGGATCCGGATAGTTCATGGCTGCGGCACGTTCGCGTTCTTTTTCCATGTAGGCACCACGTACAAATTTATATCCGAGGTAATATCCTTCTTCCTTTGCGCGCTGCAGGTCGGCGGCCAGATACTCCATACGGCCGGTTCTGTACATCTGGATGGTATTCCAGATCAGGGGTTTTTCTTTGTTGAAACGTGCCATCATCTGGTTCACAAGTTCATCAGTAGCGTCCTGCATCCAGGTTTCTTCCGCATCGATCATCAGTACCACGTTACGGTCGAAAGCCATCTGGGAAACTTCCTCGTATCTTTTTACTACGCGCTCCCATTCTTCTTTTTGAGAATTGGTAAGTACGGTACCGCGACCAACTTCCTCATAAATTTCAATGCGCCCAAAACCAGTTGGTTTAAAAACGACAAAGGGGATGGCGGGATTTCCTTCAGCGAATTTTATGTTTTGCTTAATCTCTTCGCAGGTCTGGTCGAAAAGTGCTTCTTCAGCCTTACCTTCAATGGCGTAATCAAATATACTCCCGACATGTCTTTTAAACATCTGCTTCACCACTTTCATGCTTTCCTCGCGGGTTTCGCCGCCACAAAACTGCTCGAAAAGGGTATTTCGTACAATACCGGTAACGAACGGAAAATTATTCTTCACCGTAAAATTAAGTGCCGATATACCAATATTGGTTATAGCAGGCTGTTCAATTGCTTTGAACATCCAGTAGGCTTTACGCAGTTGTGCGTCGCTACGGTCCGCAAAAGCAATTTGGGTATTGTTGAAAATGCTCATTATCAAATTTTAGATAAACGCAAATTTAATGATAGTCTGTGAATAGAAAAAACGAATAGATAGTTTAATTTTGTGATAAATTTCAGTTATGATTACTTTTATGGACGGGCAATTCTCCGCCTTCAATGCATATATTAAAAATGCCAGCATTTCTAAAATCTTCATCCTCGCAGATGAAAATACGCATCAATACTGCTTGCCGACTTTCTTAGGAAACATGGAAACCGCGATCCCGTTTGAAATCATTGAGATAGAAGCCGGAGAAGCACTGAAAAACATTGAAACGGCGACCCAACTCTGGGAAATCCTCACCGAATTTGAAGCCGACCGGAATGCGCTCCTAGTGAATGTTGGTGGCGGCGTGATTACCGACCTTGGCGGATTTGTGGCGTCTACATACAAACGCGGCATCCGTTTCGTGAACATGCCTACCACCCTTCTGGCGATGTGCGACGCGGCCATTGGCGGCAAAACGGGCATCGACCATGGTTACCTGAAGAACATCGTAGGTACATTTGCCAACGCAGAGAGGATTTTCGTATATCCGCCCTTCCTTGAAACGCTGCCGTTTACAGAATTGCGCAGTGGCTTTGCCGAAATGCTGAAGCATGGCCTGATCGCCGACGAAAATCACTGGCTGCAACTGGGCCTGTTGCCCGAAATAAATGTAGCAGACATCATTCCGCATATTGAAACCTCAATGAAGATTAAACAAAGTATCGTAGAACAGGATTTTCAGGAGAAAAACATTCGTAAAACGCTCAATTTCGGGCATACGGTGGGGCATGCCTACGAAAGTCTTTTCTTAGCACAGGGCCAGCCGGTGCCTCATGGCGAGGCTGTAGCTCTTGGTATGATTATCGAAACGCGCATCTCCCAACTCGAAGGGCTGATAGATGAAGAAACGGCTCATGAAATCATCCAAATACTGCGAAAATTCTATCCACTCTTAGATATCGGAAGATTCGATACAGGGGAATTGCTGGGTTTGATGAACAATGACAAAAAAAACACTTCAGGCGCTATCAGTTTTTCGTTAATCAGCGGTATCGGAAAAGGTATTTACGACCAGAAAGTCCACACCAAGAATCTGCTTGATGCAATTGAATATTACACTTCATTATGCTAAACCTCTAATAACTATTCCTTACATATTAATCTTAGAAATAAATTTTTAAGATTTAAGTCTATTTACCGACCTAATTTACAAGAGATTACATTAAAAATTACTCAAACGCTTGTTTAATTTCAGCGCTTTCTAAAGCAGTTTTGGCACACGGTTTGTGAGTTCGCTTACCATAAAACAAAAAATTTAAAACGCAGGTCGGTTATTTATAAAGACTAATATTTCAGAAATTAAAGGCTGGTCTGCAAAATTCAATTAAAAATTTAGAAATTATGAAAAAGTTAATTTTAGGTGCAGCTCTTGCGATGGGAACTTTAACGTATGCACAACAGTTTGGTATTAAAGCAGGTTTGAACGTATCTTCAATCTCTGATGAAGGTTTTGATGATACAAATTCAAAAGCTGGTTTTTATGCAGGTGTCTTGATGAACGCGCCAATCGCAGAGAACTTCAGCATCCAACCAGAGGTGATCTATAACAATTTAGGAGCAAAATACACGACATCAATCGGGTCTTCTACAACTGAAACAAAACTGAACCTTGATTATATTACGGTACCTGTAATGTTCCAGTATAATGCGACACCATCTTTCTATCTTGAGGCAGGTCCCGAGTTCGGATTCTTGGTAAATGCGAAAGCCGATACCGACATCAATACGCCAATCGGTTCAGGATCTTCTTCTAGAGACCTTGACACTGATGATTTCAACAAATTTAATTTCGGTGTAGGTATTGGTGCAGGTTTCAATTTCACACAAAACTTTGGTCTTAACGCGAGATATGTGGCAGGCTTCAGTGATATCACTGATGTAAACTCTGATCCAAGTACTGATGCGAACAACA
This DNA window, taken from Chryseobacterium sp. 6424, encodes the following:
- a CDS encoding porin family protein; the protein is MKKLILGAALAMGTLTYAQQFGIKAGLNVSSISDEGFDDTNSKAGFYAGVLMNAPIAENFSIQPEVIYNNLGAKYTTSIGSSTTETKLNLDYITVPVMFQYNATPSFYLEAGPEFGFLVNAKADTDINTPIGSGSSSRDLDTDDFNKFNFGVGIGAGFNFTQNFGLNARYVAGFSDITDVNSDPSTDANNKNNVFQVGLTYKF